In the Pseudomonas sp. ADAK2 genome, one interval contains:
- a CDS encoding uroporphyrinogen-III synthase, with translation MTGWRLLLTRPADESAALSSVLAQSGIFSSCLPLLEIEPIATSDTMRNVIRDLDQFCAVIVVSKPAARLGIDLLSQQWPRPPRLKWFSVGAATAQILEEAGLDVSFPVEGDDSEALLELAQLREAIARPDPRVLIMRGEGGRELLAGRLRKLGASVEYLELYRRGLPSYTTTALPDRIAAERLNGLVVSSGQGFEHLHQLAGDAWPRLAQLPLFVPSPRVAELARAAGAQTVVDCRGASAAALLTALREQPVPVL, from the coding sequence GTGACCGGCTGGCGTCTGCTGCTGACGCGCCCCGCGGATGAGTCGGCGGCGCTGAGCAGCGTGTTGGCGCAAAGCGGGATTTTCAGCAGTTGCCTGCCGCTTTTGGAGATCGAGCCGATTGCCACCTCTGACACAATGCGCAACGTGATCCGGGATCTGGATCAGTTTTGCGCGGTAATTGTGGTGAGCAAGCCGGCGGCCAGGCTCGGCATTGATCTGCTCAGCCAGCAATGGCCTCGGCCACCGCGCCTGAAGTGGTTTAGTGTCGGCGCCGCCACTGCGCAAATCCTGGAAGAGGCCGGGCTCGATGTGAGCTTCCCGGTCGAGGGCGATGACAGCGAAGCCTTGCTTGAACTTGCGCAATTGCGCGAGGCTATCGCCCGGCCCGATCCGCGGGTATTGATCATGCGCGGGGAGGGCGGGCGCGAGTTGCTGGCCGGGCGTTTGCGCAAGCTTGGTGCTAGTGTCGAGTACCTGGAGTTGTACCGTCGTGGCTTGCCGAGCTATACGACGACTGCGCTGCCGGACCGGATCGCAGCGGAACGCTTGAACGGGCTGGTGGTCAGCAGTGGACAGGGTTTCGAGCACCTGCATCAATTGGCCGGCGATGCCTGGCCACGGTTGGCGCAGTTGCCGTTGTTTGTTCCAAGCCCAAGGGTCGCCGAGCTGGCACGTGCCGCCGGGGCCCAAACAGTTGTGGATTGTCGTGGCGCCAGTGCCGCGGCTTTGCTGACGGCGTTACGGGAGCAACCCGTACCCGTTCTCTAA